Proteins encoded within one genomic window of Amycolatopsis sp. 2-15:
- a CDS encoding right-handed parallel beta-helix repeat-containing protein codes for MNRQLLVVGGDRPGAFPTIGAALAQAQPGATISVNPGRYEENLVVDRMVSLVAEQGAGTVEVVASEGSVLVANAEAVQLRGFTLTSTDSNLVAVDVVRGEAALDGCRISGASWATLLARLQGQLALRGCTVTSSAGAGVVVASPAQSTIEDTEIADAASSGIVVAEVGSVVLRRCAVRRPQGNGICVNGEAVAVVEHCEITGAQKPAMVVEQQGRATITGLTVRESANVDLYLTSQGRISVASSQFVAAPMQAAHVAGSSAPLLRECVFSGAERNAVQATANAAPQFVDCTFDGSPVGILVDGEATPKFERATVRGSTQTAVLVNAEAAVKITGLRLNTDAGPGIVLSGQSRMELTDASIETGREAGLEVTESARVTVADIRVGSTAEHAVTLGASTPSSLTSVLVRGGGLRVSGPAESSLQDCEIAEAKADGITVAAGAILTASRCRVRSAKRSGVVLEEGSRGSLVECEVLGAGGDGFLVETREPVTIRDCVVNDAGGEAVHRLEDDQAAVENVSTDQVRAESPSGLSSEFPSTPDQPADPQSVSDAAGEVLDGPLGELESLVGLAGVKKEVTGLINLIKMSQMRERMGLPMPPMSRHLVFAGPPGTGKTTVARLYGTVLAELGILSKGHMIEVARQDLVGQYIGSTAIKTTEVVEKAIGGVLFIDEAYTLAAGSGGSGPDFGQEAIDALMKIMEDQRDSLVVIVAGYSEQMELFLQSNPGLASRFTRTIEFPNYSVDELVTITTGLTRKHYYELTDDALQALREYFERVPKDSTFGNGRVARKLFEAMVNNQASRLALQPPSKDSELNRLTAEDLRAELVQLPAAATAAVSVGSDPAAAVGASTGWNRLRTLVGQAGVRENAQRQLVRLGGLRQERQPLGHLANLVISGERGSGRAEFAKLYALSLAELGLVNVGQLVRCSVAADLYPRWPGQAEHLVRTAMNDASGGVLVLDVDGDWEIATHSSGAEVVEAVAEAVTRRPADPVVVLTGQTQRVAALLGVVPTLRSSFTVGWELGEYTVDELAEIAVRLLVRCGHDVPDDVRDALAHELASASEHTVHAAHELARTLSVAAASRTLAAADLRGIRPPETGALALGPGLASVG; via the coding sequence ATGAACCGACAGTTGCTCGTGGTCGGCGGTGATCGGCCGGGGGCGTTCCCGACCATCGGCGCCGCGCTGGCGCAGGCGCAGCCGGGGGCCACGATCAGCGTGAACCCGGGCCGCTACGAGGAGAACCTCGTGGTGGACCGGATGGTTTCGCTGGTCGCCGAGCAGGGTGCGGGCACCGTCGAGGTCGTGGCGAGCGAGGGCAGTGTCCTCGTCGCCAACGCCGAAGCGGTGCAGCTGCGCGGGTTCACGCTCACCAGCACCGACAGCAACCTCGTGGCCGTCGACGTCGTGCGCGGCGAGGCGGCGCTGGACGGCTGCCGGATCTCCGGCGCCTCCTGGGCGACGCTGCTCGCGCGGCTGCAGGGCCAGCTCGCGCTGCGCGGGTGCACGGTGACGAGCTCGGCGGGTGCCGGTGTGGTCGTGGCTTCGCCCGCGCAGAGCACGATCGAGGACACGGAGATCGCCGACGCGGCGTCGTCGGGGATCGTGGTGGCCGAGGTCGGGTCCGTGGTGCTGCGCCGGTGCGCGGTGCGCCGCCCGCAGGGCAACGGCATCTGCGTCAACGGCGAGGCGGTGGCAGTAGTCGAACACTGCGAGATCACCGGCGCACAAAAACCCGCGATGGTGGTGGAACAACAGGGCCGCGCAACAATCACGGGCCTCACTGTGCGTGAAAGCGCAAATGTTGATCTTTATCTCACAAGCCAGGGCCGGATCTCGGTGGCGAGCTCACAGTTCGTCGCCGCGCCGATGCAGGCCGCGCACGTGGCCGGGTCTTCGGCGCCGCTGTTGCGTGAGTGCGTGTTCTCGGGTGCCGAGCGCAACGCGGTGCAGGCGACGGCGAACGCGGCGCCGCAGTTCGTGGACTGCACGTTCGACGGTTCGCCGGTCGGGATCCTCGTCGACGGTGAGGCGACGCCGAAGTTCGAGCGCGCGACCGTGCGCGGTTCGACGCAGACGGCGGTGCTCGTGAACGCCGAGGCGGCCGTGAAGATCACCGGCCTACGGCTGAACACCGACGCCGGGCCGGGCATCGTCCTTTCCGGACAGTCGCGAATGGAACTCACCGACGCGTCGATCGAGACCGGCCGTGAGGCGGGCCTGGAGGTGACCGAGTCGGCGCGCGTGACCGTGGCCGACATCAGAGTGGGCTCGACCGCCGAACACGCCGTGACGCTCGGGGCGAGCACGCCGTCGTCGCTCACCTCGGTGCTGGTGCGCGGCGGCGGCCTTCGCGTGTCGGGCCCGGCCGAGAGTTCGTTGCAGGATTGCGAGATCGCCGAGGCGAAGGCCGACGGGATCACCGTCGCGGCTGGCGCGATCCTCACCGCCTCACGCTGTCGCGTGCGCAGCGCCAAGCGCAGCGGCGTGGTGCTGGAAGAGGGTTCGCGCGGGTCGCTGGTCGAGTGCGAAGTGCTCGGCGCGGGCGGTGACGGGTTCCTGGTGGAGACGCGCGAGCCGGTGACGATCCGCGACTGTGTGGTCAACGACGCGGGCGGCGAGGCCGTGCACCGGCTCGAGGACGACCAGGCGGCGGTGGAGAACGTGAGCACCGACCAGGTGCGCGCGGAGTCTCCGAGCGGGCTGTCCTCGGAGTTCCCCTCGACGCCCGACCAGCCGGCCGACCCGCAGAGCGTGAGTGACGCCGCGGGTGAGGTGCTGGACGGGCCGCTGGGCGAGCTCGAGTCGCTGGTGGGTCTGGCCGGGGTGAAGAAGGAGGTCACCGGCCTGATCAACCTGATCAAGATGTCCCAGATGCGGGAACGCATGGGGCTGCCGATGCCGCCGATGAGCCGCCACCTCGTGTTCGCGGGCCCTCCCGGTACCGGTAAGACGACGGTCGCGCGCCTGTACGGGACGGTGCTGGCGGAGCTGGGGATCCTGTCCAAGGGCCACATGATCGAGGTCGCGCGCCAGGACCTGGTGGGCCAGTACATCGGTTCGACGGCGATCAAGACCACCGAGGTGGTCGAGAAGGCCATCGGTGGGGTGCTGTTCATCGACGAGGCGTACACGCTGGCCGCGGGTTCGGGTGGGTCCGGTCCGGACTTCGGGCAGGAAGCCATCGACGCGTTGATGAAGATCATGGAAGACCAGCGTGACTCGCTGGTGGTGATCGTCGCGGGCTATTCGGAGCAGATGGAGCTGTTCCTGCAGTCGAACCCTGGTCTGGCGTCGCGGTTCACGCGCACGATCGAGTTCCCGAACTACAGCGTCGACGAGCTGGTCACGATCACGACCGGCCTGACGCGCAAGCACTACTACGAGCTGACCGACGACGCGCTGCAGGCGTTGCGCGAGTATTTCGAGCGGGTGCCGAAGGATTCGACGTTCGGTAATGGTCGTGTGGCGCGCAAGCTGTTCGAGGCGATGGTGAACAACCAGGCTTCGCGGCTGGCGTTGCAGCCGCCGTCGAAGGACTCGGAGCTCAACCGGCTGACCGCCGAGGACCTGCGGGCGGAGCTGGTGCAGCTGCCGGCGGCGGCCACGGCGGCGGTGTCGGTGGGTTCGGACCCGGCGGCGGCCGTCGGCGCCAGCACGGGCTGGAACCGGCTGCGCACGCTGGTCGGCCAGGCCGGCGTGCGGGAGAACGCGCAGCGTCAGCTGGTGCGCCTGGGCGGGCTGAGGCAGGAGCGGCAGCCGCTGGGGCACCTGGCGAACCTGGTGATCAGCGGCGAACGCGGGTCCGGGCGCGCGGAGTTCGCGAAGCTGTACGCGTTGAGCCTGGCGGAGCTGGGGCTGGTGAACGTCGGGCAGCTCGTGCGCTGCTCGGTGGCCGCGGACCTGTATCCGCGGTGGCCGGGACAGGCCGAGCACCTCGTGCGCACGGCCATGAACGACGCCAGCGGTGGCGTGCTCGTGCTCGATGTGGACGGTGACTGGGAGATCGCGACGCACAGCTCGGGCGCGGAGGTCGTCGAGGCTGTCGCGGAGGCGGTGACGCGCCGTCCGGCCGACCCGGTCGTGGTGCTGACCGGGCAGACGCAGCGGGTGGCCGCGCTGCTGGGTGTGGTGCCCACGTTGCGGAGCTCGTTCACCGTCGGGTGGGAGCTCGGAGAGTACACAGTGGACGAACTGGCGGAGATCGCCGTGCGGCTGCTGGTTCGGTGCGGTCACGACGTTCCTGACGACGTCCGGGACGCGCTGGCCCACGAGCTGGCATCGGCTTCGGAGCACACCGTGCACGCGGCCCACGAGCTGGCGCGGACGCTGTCGGTGGCGGCCGCGTCGCGCACGCTCGCGGCCGCGGACCTGCGCGGTATCCGTCCACCTGAGACCGGAGCACTGGCGCTGGGCCCGGGCCTGGCGTCGGTCGGCTGA
- a CDS encoding YbaB/EbfC family nucleoid-associated protein: MSSPYQKMLDEAMGAYQQQRQRFEENRKQVDSLTASATSARREVTATVSRTGELTELSFPTSVYKRMAPAELAAVIVKTVEEARQKSISASAEAMAPMLPPGLSAQDLMSGRVDVRALFSGRVPGMEEGTQG, from the coding sequence ATGAGTTCGCCGTATCAGAAGATGCTGGACGAGGCCATGGGCGCCTACCAGCAGCAGCGCCAGCGGTTCGAGGAGAACCGCAAGCAGGTGGATTCGCTCACTGCCAGCGCCACATCGGCGCGGCGCGAGGTGACCGCGACGGTGTCGCGCACCGGTGAGCTGACCGAACTTTCCTTCCCCACCAGTGTGTACAAGCGGATGGCGCCGGCCGAGCTGGCGGCGGTGATCGTGAAAACGGTCGAAGAGGCCCGGCAGAAGTCGATCAGCGCTTCGGCGGAGGCGATGGCACCGATGCTGCCGCCCGGGCTCTCGGCGCAGGACTTGATGAGCGGCCGCGTGGACGTGCGGGCGTTGTTCTCGGGACGTGTTCCCGGCATGGAGGAAGGGACCCAGGGATGA